From Xyrauchen texanus isolate HMW12.3.18 chromosome 12, RBS_HiC_50CHRs, whole genome shotgun sequence, one genomic window encodes:
- the LOC127653013 gene encoding nuclear factor interleukin-3-regulated protein-like: protein MFEESSQEIREQNGVVMKVMEPALTTGLLGLNVAAPSSTMSFTDEAVSILTSSNLLARSLLGQTTAVKRKETVPGYATARRKREFIPYENKDEGYWDKRKKNNEAAKRSREKRRVNDMVLENRVLALLEENARLRAELLALKFRFGLIKDPSSAPILPLTTGTCIPQPSTTHYYLPRGDGPHHAGPTMPHQSPAQSGAQSGRGNKDTSSMSEDSGFSTPGGSSVGSPVFFEDRLSDHGKLSPHRADELGYEYHHSLNTDGALAVGHVTMSSSRVESMEGIRCLPHKLRFKSPGNGEGDNPGDRQSPVLPVGVARVHSLSGTSEGSGCWPQQDGEETRKVMPQQHGNPASSYSHNINPNESHFQVENSMLKSQLGSLSEQVAQLKKLFSEQILTKTN from the coding sequence ATGTTCGAAGAGTCATCTCAGGAGATAAGAGAGCAGAATGGCGTAGTCATGAAGGTCATGGAACCTGCTCTCACTACAGGGTTGCTGGGGTTAAATGTGGCAGCTCCCAGCAGCACAATGTCCTTCACAGATGAGGCTGTGTCCATTCTTACCTCAAGTAATTTGCTAGCTCGTTCGCTCCTTGGCCAAACAACAGCAGTAAAACGCAAAGAAACCGTTCCAGGTTACGCCACAGCAAGACGGAAGCGAGAGTTTATTCCTTACGAAAACAAGGACGAGGGCTACTGGGACAAGCGCAAGAAAAACAACGAAGCCGCAAAGCGCTCGCGCGAGAAACGTCGAGTTAATGATATGGTGCTGGAAAACCGCGTGCTCGCGCTGCTTGAGGAGAACGCCAGGCTGAGAGCGGAACTCCTCGCCCTTAAGTTTCGCTTCGGCCTGATTAAAGATCCGTCTAGCGCTCCCATTCTCCCACTCACGACAGGAACCTGCATCCCACAACCTTCCACCACACATTACTACCTTCCACGTGGGGATGGACCCCACCATGCTGGTCCAACGATGCCGCACCAGTCGCCTGCTCAGAGTGGAGCCCAATCTGGGAGAGGTAATAAAGACACAAGCAGTATGTCTGAAGATTCGGGGTTCTCCACTCCTGGTGGGTCCAGTGTCGGAAGTCCGGTCTTCTTTGAGGACAGGCTGAGCGATCACGGCAAACTGTCGCCACACCGAGCAGATGAGCTTGGCTACGAGTACCATCACTCCCTAAATACAGATGGCGCCTTAGCCGTGGGACATGTAACCATGTCATCCAGTCGGGTGGAGTCAATGGAAGGTATAAGGTGTCTTCCGCACAAACTGCGGTTTAAATCTCCAGGCAACGGCGAAGGGGACAATCCTGGAGACCGACAAAGTCCTGTCCTGCCTGTGGGGGTCGCTAGAGTTCACAGCCTGTCTGGTACAAGTGAAGGGTCTGGTTGCTGGCCACAACAGGATGGGGAGGAAACCAGAAAAGTGATGCCACAGCAGCACGGCAATCCCGCCAGCAGTTACAGCCACAACATAAATCCCAATGAATCGCATTTCCAAGTTGAGAACAGTATGCTCAAATCTCAGCTCGGTTCTCTCAGTGAGCAGGTGGCCCAGCTCAAAAAGCTCTTCTCCGAGCAGATACTCACCAAAACGaattaa